One genomic segment of Chitinophaga sancti includes these proteins:
- a CDS encoding ABC-F family ATP-binding cassette domain-containing protein: protein MHYVTVEGLTKSYGAGPLFKDISFHIEEGDKIALVALNGTGKSTLLRILCGQETPDAGTVWIHKDVTVVMLEQQNAFNPGETISRHIFSQGHPVLSAIRDYEMLTEEGEEPDLDKLTKAIERMDELNAWHFDSKVKQILGKLNIHHMEQLMGSLSGGQVKRVALAKVLIDIGFEHRHTLLIMDEPTNHLDVSMIEWLENYLDQERVTLLLVTHDRYFLDSVCNEIMEIDQQQLYIYKGDYENYLEKKATREEMNKASVEKARNVFRKELEWMRKQPKARTTKSKSRIDAFTDVKEKASVKLEKQQLELNVKMTRLGGKIIEMKKVYKAYGDLQILKGFDYTFKRGERVGVVGKNGVGKSTFLNMLLGLEQPDSGKINTGETIVFGNYDQRGLIIKEDMRVIEFVKNIAENFPLADGTKVSAAQFLQLFLFPPEKQYTYISKLSGGEKRRLHLLSILFRNPNFLVLDEPTNDLDLPTLSILEDFLLDFQGCLIIVSHDRYFMDKLVDHLFVFEGQGEVRDFPGNYTQYREWEKDKPEREKEAAEQKAVPAPVAEPVTAAVTAPAAPARKMSFKEKRELELLEKEIADLEKEKATLDAKMAAGDIPYAELEPMARRVGEVIGLLDEKGLRWLELSELS from the coding sequence ATGCATTATGTTACAGTAGAAGGGCTTACAAAGTCCTACGGCGCAGGCCCCTTGTTTAAAGATATTTCTTTCCATATCGAAGAAGGTGACAAAATCGCCCTGGTGGCGCTGAATGGTACCGGTAAGTCCACCCTGCTCCGCATTCTTTGCGGCCAGGAAACCCCCGATGCCGGCACGGTATGGATACACAAAGATGTAACAGTAGTAATGCTGGAACAGCAAAATGCTTTCAATCCCGGAGAAACCATCTCCCGCCACATATTCTCACAGGGGCACCCTGTACTGTCCGCTATCAGGGATTATGAAATGCTGACTGAAGAAGGCGAGGAGCCGGACCTGGATAAGCTCACCAAAGCCATCGAACGTATGGATGAGCTGAACGCATGGCACTTTGATTCCAAGGTAAAACAGATCCTGGGCAAGCTGAATATTCACCACATGGAACAGCTGATGGGCAGCCTGTCCGGTGGCCAGGTAAAAAGAGTAGCGCTGGCCAAGGTGCTGATCGATATCGGCTTTGAGCATAGACATACCCTGCTCATCATGGATGAACCGACCAACCACCTGGACGTAAGCATGATCGAGTGGCTGGAAAACTACCTGGACCAGGAAAGAGTGACCCTGCTGCTCGTAACGCACGACCGTTACTTCCTCGATAGCGTGTGTAATGAGATCATGGAAATCGATCAGCAACAGCTGTATATCTATAAAGGAGATTACGAGAACTATCTCGAAAAGAAAGCGACCCGTGAGGAAATGAATAAAGCCAGTGTGGAAAAGGCCCGCAATGTATTCCGTAAAGAGCTGGAATGGATGCGCAAACAGCCCAAGGCACGTACCACAAAATCTAAATCACGTATAGATGCATTTACTGATGTAAAGGAAAAAGCCAGTGTAAAACTGGAAAAACAGCAGCTGGAGCTAAATGTGAAGATGACCCGACTGGGAGGCAAGATCATCGAAATGAAAAAAGTGTACAAGGCCTATGGCGATTTACAGATCCTGAAAGGCTTTGACTATACATTTAAGAGAGGGGAACGCGTAGGCGTGGTGGGTAAGAACGGTGTGGGGAAATCCACATTCCTCAACATGTTGCTGGGCCTGGAACAACCTGATTCCGGAAAGATCAATACAGGGGAAACCATTGTATTCGGTAACTACGATCAGCGTGGCCTGATTATAAAGGAAGATATGCGGGTGATCGAATTCGTAAAGAATATCGCCGAAAACTTCCCGCTGGCAGATGGTACCAAAGTAAGTGCCGCCCAGTTCTTACAGTTATTCCTGTTCCCGCCTGAGAAGCAGTATACCTACATCTCCAAACTCAGTGGTGGTGAAAAAAGAAGATTACACTTATTGAGCATACTCTTCCGTAACCCGAACTTCCTGGTACTGGATGAGCCTACGAACGACCTGGATCTGCCTACGCTGAGCATCCTGGAAGACTTCCTGCTGGATTTCCAGGGATGTCTGATCATCGTGAGCCACGACCGTTATTTCATGGATAAACTGGTAGATCACCTGTTTGTATTTGAAGGACAGGGAGAGGTACGGGACTTCCCGGGCAACTATACCCAATACCGTGAGTGGGAAAAGGACAAGCCTGAAAGAGAAAAAGAAGCGGCTGAGCAGAAAGCGGTACCAGCACCAGTGGCAGAACCTGTAACTGCTGCTGTAACAGCACCGGCTGCACCCGCACGTAAAATGTCTTTCAAAGAAAAGCGTGAACTGGAACTGCTGGAAAAGGAAATTGCGGACCTGGAAAAGGAGAAAGCAACCCTGGATGCAAAGATGGCGGCAGGCGATATACCCTATGCAGAACTGGAACCGATGGCCCGCCGTGTGGGAGAAGTGATCGGTCTGCTGGATGAAAAAGGACTGCGGTGGTTAGAATTGAGTGAACTAAGCTGA
- the gmd gene encoding GDP-mannose 4,6-dehydratase, which produces MKKALITGITGQDGAYLTELLLSKNYEVHGIKRRSSLFNTDRIDHLYQDPHEQGVHLNLHYGDLSDSTNLIRIIQQVQPDEIYNLGAMSHVQVSFETPEYTANADGIGTLRILEAVRLLGLVNKTKIYQASTSELYGLVQEVPQSERTPFYPRSPYAVAKMYAYWITVNYREAYKMFACNGILFNHESPLRGETFVTRKITRGVSKIFLGMQEKLYMGNIDAQRDWGHAKDYVEAMYLILQQEKPEDYVIATGITTPVREFIKMAFFEVGIELEFTGKGIDEKGIVKSVSAENLHVKPGQEVLAIDPRYFRPTEVDLLIGDPTKAQTKLGWMPKYNLQTLVREMMAADVELFRKEQLLKNAGFKVLNQFE; this is translated from the coding sequence ATGAAGAAAGCATTAATTACTGGTATTACAGGGCAGGACGGTGCCTACCTGACCGAATTGTTGTTATCCAAGAACTATGAAGTTCATGGCATCAAACGTCGCTCCTCACTATTTAATACAGATAGGATAGATCATTTATATCAGGATCCTCATGAGCAGGGAGTACATCTGAATCTCCATTATGGTGATCTCAGTGATTCTACAAATCTTATCAGGATCATTCAGCAGGTTCAGCCGGATGAAATTTATAATCTGGGTGCTATGAGTCACGTTCAGGTCAGTTTTGAAACTCCTGAGTATACTGCAAATGCTGATGGCATTGGTACGCTAAGAATATTAGAAGCAGTAAGGTTACTTGGCTTGGTTAATAAAACAAAAATATACCAGGCATCTACTTCTGAATTATATGGATTGGTGCAGGAAGTGCCTCAATCTGAAAGAACTCCTTTTTACCCTCGCTCTCCATATGCTGTGGCTAAGATGTATGCTTACTGGATAACCGTGAATTACAGGGAAGCTTACAAAATGTTCGCCTGCAATGGTATTCTGTTTAACCATGAAAGCCCCCTGAGAGGCGAAACATTTGTTACCCGCAAAATCACCCGTGGTGTATCTAAAATATTCTTAGGGATGCAGGAGAAACTGTATATGGGGAATATAGATGCACAACGTGACTGGGGGCATGCAAAGGATTATGTAGAAGCAATGTACCTGATTCTTCAGCAGGAAAAGCCGGAGGACTATGTCATAGCTACTGGTATTACAACCCCAGTAAGAGAATTCATTAAGATGGCCTTTTTCGAAGTGGGCATTGAACTGGAATTTACAGGGAAAGGGATAGATGAAAAAGGGATTGTGAAAAGCGTAAGTGCAGAAAATCTGCACGTAAAACCAGGGCAGGAAGTATTGGCCATTGATCCGCGCTATTTCCGTCCGACAGAGGTAGATCTCCTTATAGGAGATCCCACTAAAGCTCAGACAAAACTAGGGTGGATGCCTAAATATAATTTACAGACATTGGTAAGAGAAATGATGGCAGCAGATGTGGAGCTGTTTAGAAAAGAACAGTTACTGAAGAATGCTGGATTTAAAGTATTAAACCAGTTTGAATAG
- a CDS encoding aldo/keto reductase: MEYRQLGGSGLRVPVLSFGTATFGGGNEFFKAWGSTQVEEARRLVDICLEAGVNFFDTANVYSAGTSEEILGKALKGLRDQVLISTKSTFPLGEGVNDYGSSRFNLIKSAEASLKRLGTDYIDVYHLHGFDANTPVEETLNALNTLVQSGKVRYIACSNFSGWHLMKSLSISERYGWSKYIAHQAYYSLVNRDFEWELMPLGIDQNVGTIVWSPLAAGRLSGKYRRNQPAPADSRVAQGGSPIPASAITDEVFYNIIDELEAIAKEVEKTVAQVAINWLLQRPTVSNIIIGARNEEQLKQNFGAVGWNLTVDQVKRLDKVSEVPPVYPYWHQREFPMLNAAPKLY, encoded by the coding sequence ATGGAATACAGACAATTAGGAGGATCAGGATTAAGAGTACCCGTATTGAGTTTTGGGACAGCGACGTTTGGTGGTGGCAACGAGTTTTTTAAAGCATGGGGTAGCACGCAGGTAGAAGAAGCGCGTCGCCTGGTAGATATCTGTTTAGAAGCGGGTGTCAATTTTTTTGACACTGCCAATGTATATTCAGCAGGAACCTCTGAAGAGATCCTGGGCAAAGCCCTGAAAGGCCTGCGCGATCAGGTCCTGATTTCTACAAAATCCACTTTCCCGTTGGGTGAAGGGGTGAATGATTATGGTTCTTCCCGTTTTAATCTAATCAAGAGCGCTGAAGCGAGTTTGAAGAGACTGGGTACAGATTATATCGATGTGTATCACCTGCATGGCTTTGATGCCAATACGCCGGTAGAGGAAACGCTGAATGCCCTGAATACGCTGGTACAGAGTGGTAAGGTGCGTTACATAGCCTGCTCTAACTTCTCCGGCTGGCACCTGATGAAATCACTGTCAATATCTGAAAGATATGGCTGGTCTAAGTACATTGCACACCAGGCCTACTATTCACTGGTAAACAGGGATTTTGAGTGGGAACTGATGCCACTGGGTATCGACCAGAACGTGGGTACCATCGTATGGAGCCCGCTGGCAGCTGGCAGATTAAGTGGTAAATACCGCCGTAACCAGCCTGCCCCTGCTGATTCAAGGGTAGCGCAGGGGGGTAGCCCCATTCCGGCATCCGCCATCACTGACGAAGTGTTTTACAACATCATCGACGAGCTGGAAGCCATTGCAAAAGAAGTAGAGAAAACTGTGGCGCAGGTAGCCATCAACTGGTTGCTGCAAAGACCGACTGTTTCCAATATCATCATTGGTGCAAGGAATGAAGAACAACTGAAACAGAATTTCGGAGCAGTAGGCTGGAACCTGACCGTAGATCAGGTAAAGCGGCTGGATAAAGTAAGCGAGGTACCACCTGTGTATCCTTACTGGCACCAGCGGGAGTTTCCAATGCTGAATGCAGCACCGAAATTGTACTAA
- the glf gene encoding UDP-galactopyranose mutase — MTDIKYDYLIIGAGLFGSVFAYEANKAGKKCLVVDKRSHTGGNVYCENIDGINVHKYGAHIFHTSNKEIWDYVNQFAVFNRYTNSPLANFKGELYNLPFNMNTFYQLWKVLTPEAAQKKIREQVEKLNIKEPKNLEEQALSLVGPDIYNKLIKGYTEKQWGRPATELPAFIIKRLPLRFTYDNNYFDDKYQGIPEGGYNVIIDKMLANSDICLNVDFFAEREALSKVARKIVYTGMIDQYFNYCYGKLEYRSLHFEHEQRNTPNYQGNAVVNYTDKETPYTRIIEHKHFEFGTQPGTVVTKEYPADWSERMEPYYPINDDRNSDLYKKYRELADKEMNVVFGGRLAEYKYYDMHHIIAHALKKVRLELDNSK; from the coding sequence ATGACGGATATTAAGTATGATTATCTAATAATTGGTGCCGGTTTATTTGGGTCTGTATTTGCATATGAAGCAAATAAAGCGGGTAAGAAATGTCTGGTAGTAGATAAACGTTCCCATACGGGAGGTAACGTATATTGTGAAAACATAGATGGCATCAATGTACATAAATATGGTGCGCATATTTTTCATACCAGCAACAAGGAAATCTGGGATTATGTAAACCAGTTTGCTGTATTTAACCGGTACACCAATTCTCCTTTGGCTAATTTTAAAGGGGAGTTATATAACCTTCCCTTCAATATGAATACTTTTTATCAGTTGTGGAAGGTGCTTACACCTGAAGCCGCACAGAAGAAAATCAGGGAGCAGGTAGAAAAGCTGAATATTAAGGAGCCTAAGAATTTGGAAGAGCAGGCATTATCTCTGGTAGGGCCGGATATTTATAATAAGCTGATCAAAGGCTATACAGAAAAGCAATGGGGCCGGCCGGCTACTGAATTGCCAGCATTCATTATAAAGCGTTTGCCGTTGCGCTTTACCTATGATAATAACTATTTTGATGATAAGTATCAAGGAATTCCAGAGGGGGGGTATAACGTAATAATTGATAAAATGCTGGCAAATTCAGATATTTGCTTAAATGTGGACTTCTTTGCAGAAAGGGAGGCCCTGTCAAAGGTGGCACGCAAAATTGTATACACCGGTATGATTGATCAGTATTTTAACTACTGTTATGGAAAATTAGAATACAGAAGTCTGCATTTTGAGCATGAACAAAGGAATACTCCTAACTATCAGGGTAATGCGGTAGTCAATTATACGGATAAGGAAACTCCATATACAAGGATCATTGAGCACAAACATTTTGAATTTGGTACCCAACCTGGAACTGTAGTGACAAAAGAATATCCTGCCGATTGGTCGGAAAGAATGGAACCTTATTATCCAATTAATGACGATAGGAATAGTGATTTATATAAAAAATATAGGGAACTGGCGGATAAGGAGATGAATGTGGTCTTTGGCGGCAGGTTGGCAGAATATAAGTATTACGATATGCATCATATTATAGCTCATGCTTTGAAAAAAGTCAGGCTAGAACTTGATAATTCCAAATAG
- the fcl gene encoding GDP-L-fucose synthase, protein MQQQDKIFVAGHRGMVGSAIVRRLQDDGFNNIVTRSSKDLDLRDQQQVSKFFAEEKPDYVFLAAAKVGGIIANNTYRAQFIYENMMIQNNVIHHAYVNNVKKLMFLGSSCIYPKMAPQPLKEDYLLTGLLEPTNEPYAIAKIAGIKMCDAYRAQYGCNYISVMPTNLYGPNDNYDLNNSHVLPALLRKFHEAKINNIPEVVVWGTGTPLREFLHADDMADACFYLMQHYNEEGLVNIGVGKDISIKDLALMIKDIVEYEGQLVFDATKPDGTPRKLMDVGKLHGLGWDAKIELKEGINEVYKQLKTSLWKQKI, encoded by the coding sequence ATGCAACAGCAGGATAAAATTTTTGTAGCCGGTCACAGGGGAATGGTAGGATCTGCCATTGTTAGAAGGCTTCAGGATGACGGGTTTAATAATATTGTAACCAGGTCTTCAAAAGACCTGGATCTGCGTGATCAGCAGCAAGTAAGCAAGTTCTTTGCTGAGGAAAAACCTGATTACGTATTCCTTGCAGCAGCTAAAGTGGGTGGCATTATTGCCAATAATACTTACAGAGCGCAATTTATTTATGAGAACATGATGATACAGAACAATGTTATTCATCATGCTTATGTGAATAATGTAAAGAAACTCATGTTTCTGGGGTCTTCCTGTATTTATCCTAAAATGGCTCCACAGCCATTGAAGGAGGATTATCTGCTGACAGGGCTGCTGGAACCAACCAATGAACCCTATGCAATTGCCAAGATAGCCGGTATCAAGATGTGTGATGCATATAGGGCACAATATGGGTGCAATTATATTTCTGTAATGCCTACTAACCTGTATGGTCCTAATGATAATTATGATCTGAATAATTCTCACGTATTACCTGCTTTATTGCGGAAATTTCATGAAGCAAAAATTAATAATATCCCAGAGGTGGTAGTATGGGGGACAGGTACCCCACTGCGTGAATTTCTGCATGCTGATGATATGGCTGATGCCTGTTTTTATCTAATGCAACATTATAATGAAGAGGGATTGGTGAATATTGGTGTTGGGAAAGATATCAGCATTAAAGATCTGGCGCTGATGATTAAAGACATTGTAGAATATGAAGGTCAGCTGGTATTTGATGCCACCAAGCCTGATGGTACTCCCAGAAAACTCATGGATGTAGGCAAACTGCACGGTCTGGGCTGGGATGCAAAAATTGAACTCAAAGAGGGTATTAATGAGGTTTATAAGCAACTAAAGACCAGCCTATGGAAGCAGAAAATATGA
- a CDS encoding RNA polymerase sigma factor: MGGADTSFNQDKTRTHLDTVFFQRIAAGDQTAFAVLVSQYSKVVYSVAYRLTRSVPLSEEIVQDVFLKIWLKRAMLVDVVNFPAFLYTVSTNIIYSTLRQQQRDVLSIHATDIEAHQPAVNATEDIVQDREYAGLLEKAIRRLPERQQQTYILIKKEGMKRDAAAAAMNISPETVKSNLEQAMKNIRAFCLANLDILMIIIWLIL; this comes from the coding sequence ATGGGTGGGGCAGATACCAGTTTCAACCAAGACAAGACGAGGACACATTTGGATACTGTCTTCTTCCAGCGCATCGCAGCAGGTGATCAGACTGCATTTGCAGTTTTGGTATCCCAATACTCTAAAGTTGTGTATAGCGTAGCATACAGGCTTACAAGGTCTGTTCCCCTTTCGGAAGAGATTGTGCAGGATGTATTTTTGAAGATCTGGCTGAAAAGGGCAATGCTTGTAGATGTCGTGAACTTTCCGGCTTTTCTGTATACTGTTTCAACAAATATAATTTATAGCACACTCCGGCAACAACAAAGGGATGTTTTAAGCATCCATGCAACAGATATAGAAGCGCATCAACCTGCGGTGAATGCAACAGAAGACATCGTACAGGACCGGGAATATGCCGGCTTACTGGAGAAGGCTATCCGCCGGTTACCAGAGCGGCAGCAGCAAACCTATATACTTATTAAAAAAGAAGGGATGAAAAGAGATGCAGCCGCTGCAGCTATGAACATCTCTCCGGAAACAGTGAAATCTAACCTGGAACAGGCAATGAAGAACATCCGGGCATTTTGCCTGGCTAACCTGGACATTCTGATGATTATAATCTGGCTGATCCTGTAA
- a CDS encoding FecR family protein: MSEQATKEEVEELTDLLRLPENEEKARQLIEHAHLTVPEMELPMSTIASITTAIFQAEEKQQLLVVKKSNLRWIRHAAAIILLLAVGGGYVWRSFYKSKQAVLTQQVDDIMPGGDKAILTLADGSTIALDSMGNQQIAKQGGTSILKVAGGTLAYNPEGNSNEVLYNKISTPRGGQFQITLPDGSQVWLNALSSLRFPTAFNSDNRTVELTGEAYFDVQQNVAKPFIVKVADMKIEVLGTSFNVMAYPDETSVQTTLMTGAVKVSATGQTRLLQPGQQTQLQKDGKLDVISTTDTESVIAWKNGYFKFNQADLPDVMRQLARWYDIDVNFEGPIPDFRFVGELKKGASLSTNLKILSYSQVNFKIERNTLTITP; the protein is encoded by the coding sequence ATGAGTGAGCAAGCTACGAAAGAAGAAGTAGAAGAACTCACCGACCTGTTGCGACTACCTGAAAATGAGGAGAAAGCCAGGCAGTTAATAGAGCATGCTCACCTGACAGTGCCAGAAATGGAGTTGCCAATGAGCACTATTGCATCCATTACAACTGCCATATTCCAGGCTGAAGAAAAGCAACAGCTGTTAGTGGTAAAGAAAAGTAATTTGCGCTGGATACGGCATGCTGCTGCGATTATTCTGCTACTGGCAGTAGGAGGAGGGTATGTATGGCGGTCATTCTACAAGTCTAAACAGGCGGTCTTGACGCAACAGGTAGATGATATCATGCCCGGCGGAGATAAGGCAATCCTGACATTGGCAGATGGCTCTACTATCGCATTGGATAGTATGGGAAACCAGCAGATTGCAAAACAAGGCGGAACTTCTATTTTAAAAGTAGCAGGTGGCACATTAGCCTATAATCCTGAGGGCAATAGCAATGAAGTTTTATATAATAAAATCAGCACGCCACGTGGAGGTCAGTTCCAGATAACATTGCCGGATGGGTCACAGGTATGGCTCAATGCCCTATCGTCACTCCGCTTTCCGACAGCGTTTAACTCGGACAACAGAACAGTGGAACTAACCGGTGAAGCCTATTTTGATGTACAGCAAAATGTAGCCAAACCATTCATAGTAAAGGTTGCAGACATGAAAATAGAAGTACTGGGCACAAGTTTCAATGTGATGGCCTATCCAGATGAAACGAGCGTTCAGACAACTTTAATGACTGGCGCAGTAAAAGTCTCAGCCACAGGACAAACCAGATTATTACAGCCTGGACAACAAACACAATTACAAAAAGATGGCAAGCTTGATGTGATATCCACCACAGACACTGAGAGCGTAATTGCATGGAAAAACGGTTATTTTAAATTCAACCAGGCAGATTTGCCAGATGTTATGAGACAATTGGCCCGTTGGTATGATATCGACGTCAATTTTGAAGGTCCTATACCTGATTTTCGATTCGTAGGTGAACTTAAGAAGGGAGCTAGTTTATCGACCAATTTAAAAATCCTGAGTTATAGTCAGGTAAATTTTAAAATTGAAAGAAATACGCTAACAATTACTCCGTAG
- a CDS encoding glycosyltransferase family 2 protein, translating to MQKGLVSIITPVYNAQRFIPETIETVLAQTYVNWEMLIIDDGSKDDSAKVISEYVQRDNRIKLFSQQNGGSAAARNNGIRRANGQYIALLDADDLWEPTFLERQLALMKEKNATLVYASHKRIDEFSKECMKPFIVPEKVDYNSMLCTCSISCLTGLYDTERFGKIYLREEFKSLRDDYIYWLEIIKNCKVAYGNTDVIASYRVLNNSTSRNKKKVIKPQFMVYYKVEKLGLIRSMYYLMRWAIKGYSKYSA from the coding sequence ATGCAAAAAGGTTTAGTATCTATAATTACACCTGTTTACAATGCGCAGCGTTTCATCCCGGAAACGATTGAGACAGTGTTAGCACAGACCTATGTTAATTGGGAGATGTTGATTATTGATGATGGATCAAAGGACGACAGTGCGAAAGTAATTAGTGAATATGTGCAAAGAGACAACAGAATAAAGCTGTTTTCCCAGCAGAACGGTGGGTCTGCTGCTGCAAGAAACAACGGTATCAGACGGGCGAACGGGCAATATATTGCATTGTTGGATGCAGATGACCTATGGGAACCGACCTTTCTGGAAAGACAGCTGGCGCTTATGAAGGAGAAGAATGCAACGCTTGTTTATGCCTCACACAAAAGGATTGATGAATTCTCAAAAGAATGTATGAAACCTTTTATTGTTCCGGAGAAGGTCGACTATAATAGCATGTTGTGCACCTGTTCAATTTCCTGTTTGACGGGGCTGTATGATACGGAACGTTTTGGTAAGATTTATCTGCGCGAGGAGTTTAAAAGCCTGCGTGATGATTATATATACTGGTTGGAGATTATTAAGAATTGCAAGGTCGCTTATGGTAATACCGATGTAATTGCCAGCTATCGAGTATTGAATAATTCCACTTCCAGGAATAAAAAGAAGGTAATTAAGCCTCAGTTTATGGTGTATTACAAAGTTGAGAAGTTGGGCCTGATCAGGAGTATGTATTACTTAATGAGATGGGCAATAAAAGGTTATTCAAAATATAGTGCATGA
- a CDS encoding mannose-1-phosphate guanylyltransferase, whose amino-acid sequence MEAENMMNIHNHVFIMAGGVGSRFWPKSRNNYPKQFIDILGIGKSLLQLTYERFKKICPSENIYIVTNTAYKGLIQEQLPEVLADNILCEPSRNNTAPGIAYAAFKILAKDANASMVIAPSDHFILREEIFLGKIQQALNIVAEKDILLTLGITPTRPDTGYGYIKFAEKGVEDIHKVIKFTEKPVLSKALEFLNSGDYVWNAGIFIWKAQSILNAIKQLTPELYDLFSKGEGLYNTAQEQVFIDQHYPQSPNISIDYAVMEKAENVYTMPVEFGWSDLGTWASLFMVAEKQDDSNNVFSGGDGKLEDTSDCIIHIPKDKLAVIRGLKDFIVVDDGNVLLIYPKTAEQEIKRVTEQLRIQNKISHL is encoded by the coding sequence ATGGAAGCAGAAAATATGATGAATATCCACAACCACGTTTTTATCATGGCCGGCGGCGTAGGCAGTCGCTTCTGGCCTAAGAGCCGTAATAACTATCCCAAACAGTTCATAGACATACTGGGCATAGGCAAGTCACTATTACAACTGACTTACGAACGGTTTAAAAAGATTTGTCCTTCAGAGAATATCTATATTGTAACCAATACTGCCTATAAAGGACTCATCCAGGAACAATTGCCCGAAGTGTTAGCTGACAATATCCTTTGCGAACCTTCCCGGAATAACACTGCACCAGGTATTGCATATGCTGCATTTAAAATTTTGGCAAAAGATGCGAATGCCTCTATGGTTATTGCTCCTTCTGATCATTTTATTCTCAGGGAAGAAATTTTCCTTGGAAAAATTCAGCAGGCATTAAATATCGTAGCTGAAAAGGATATATTATTAACCCTTGGTATTACACCTACCAGACCTGATACTGGTTATGGTTATATCAAGTTTGCAGAGAAGGGTGTAGAGGATATTCATAAGGTGATAAAGTTCACTGAAAAACCAGTTCTGTCCAAGGCGCTTGAATTTTTAAATAGTGGCGATTATGTATGGAATGCAGGTATCTTCATCTGGAAGGCACAATCTATACTCAATGCAATAAAGCAGCTGACCCCTGAATTATATGACCTTTTCAGTAAAGGTGAGGGTCTCTATAATACCGCTCAGGAACAGGTATTTATAGATCAGCATTATCCACAGTCACCCAATATTTCCATAGATTATGCAGTAATGGAAAAGGCGGAAAATGTATATACTATGCCTGTTGAGTTTGGCTGGAGTGATCTTGGTACCTGGGCATCCCTGTTCATGGTAGCTGAAAAGCAGGATGACAGTAACAACGTTTTTTCTGGTGGTGATGGGAAGCTGGAAGATACCTCTGATTGTATCATTCATATACCCAAAGATAAACTGGCAGTGATTCGTGGCCTGAAAGATTTCATTGTTGTAGATGATGGAAATGTATTGCTGATCTATCCTAAAACAGCAGAACAGGAAATTAAACGAGTGACAGAACAGCTTCGGATACAGAATAAGATCAGCCATTTATAA